The DNA window GTTCCGCCTAGTTATCTATTAGagtatttaaatttttctcctcctcGCATTGAGTTCCAGAGGCTAGATGATTCAATGATTTGTAGCTGTGCAAAGATCAATACATTCAATGAAATTGTGCAAATATTCGTTACAGTCTTCCAGCGATATTTGATGTACTGCAGCCATGCAGATAAATCAATACAATGTGTGGATTTTTGTCCTTGGTATTTGCCAGGACATTTCTCGTTTTCATTGAAAAGTGACAGTGGAAGTTTCGAACACTGTGACAACACGTGCATCCTCgcaaacttttatttttgtgatttttctcaaaagattCCAATTAGGGTCTCTCAGCACTAACCGTTAATTTCTTCTCGCTGCACTTTCTTTATCGAGTTTCCTTGCTTTCTCTTCTGAGTCCTGAAAAGATCATGTTGTTTTATTGCATTGTGAAAGTGGACCTACAAGTTGATTCGAATGCCGTGGCTTTTAGTAATCTCGTCTCTTTTCCCATCAATTCGTAAGATCTGGAAGCAAAtatactttccttttttccggaaaaacaaacataacaacaaaaacaacatagCTGTTATTTCAttctgttattttatttacaaaaacaacataGAACAACATAGCTGTTATTCGTGATCACTCTGTTACCAAGTTCCTCTTTTGGAAACCTtcaaattgtttgtttgttttcaattttcagtggTCTTTTCCCGAATGTTCTATTCTTGATCTACACTGAGGAACTAGCTATTGATTTAACGACAGTTTACTAAATGGTAACATTTAAGATAATATTCCTTGTTTCATGCGATGTTTTCATTGCTGGAAGTGTCCTGAAATGAGTTGTAATGTAGACTCCTTTCTCAACTAATGAGACTGGACTGAAACTGAgcgaaagttttctttctgatttgaatttgcctgtttttttaaaacaacagTGGACTGGAAAATGCTATGTTTATGCTATACATACTTTATACTATGTTTCCAGTTCTCGTTTGAAGTATAtccctccttttttgtttgcaaatttttctattgaacAAAGCCTCTTCAGATTCACTGACGCTATTCATTACAATTGAAATTCCCAGGCATATGCTGTACTCCAAGACGTGTTTGTCTCATTACATCTATTCATCTTACTTGTCTCAACCTTAACAGCACAGTCCTCATATTCGAATTTCCATAAATCTTCGCGTGGTGTCATTCAGTTGTATTTTACTCGATCTGCACATGAGCTTGTTGACATATTCACTCCCTGCTGATTACTGGAAGAGTTCATCTTCTCGGAAGTCTGAAAGCGCGGAAGCAGATGTGTTGAATTTGGAGAAATGTGTGTCCAATATTGAAtgtttatttcactttcaGACCTAATAGAAGCGATGAAGACGTAGCAGTGCCGTGGGCATCCCTCAGGATCCTCATAATGCCTCAAACCATATTGTAATTGAATAACATCAACCACTTCAAAACCAAAATCCGAAGAccatatcgatttttttgcaaCGTTTAATCGGAAACATGTGGCAGCGCAAGGTCGTGCACATTCTGATGAACAATATCGATGAGATTCTTCGCGGATGTGCAACGGTGCTGTTCAGCAAACGTTTGGTGTTTTGTAGCATTTCTTTGTCTTCCACCTCAGAAAAGATAGATGATGTTGATGTCACTACAGGTTCTTTTTCAGTTTAGGTAACAGATTCTCTAGATATCATTCCCTTCATGCTGTTTACAATGTTCCTCTATTTGTATTGTGTCGCATCGTTCGGACATATGAATCACTCGTTGCGGAATTATCGTTAGCTTCTTGAATGACGGATTAAATCTCCAGTTTCCAGAATCCATAAATGGAAGATGTTACAGCGAGTTCAGCTTCTGAAGGAGGCCTTTCGGTGCTGCTTTCTGCTTGTGCTCCTCCACTTAGTCTCGACGAAGACTTCGGTCTTGGATGGGACTGTATAGATACGAAGAAGGATGTGAAAGATGGTATGTGATCAGTAAGCACTGCTCTACATCATCTCAGCTTTTGTAGGCTTCCTCCAAATTCCTTTaaagtttatttctttttttctgagttaaaATTTCCATATAAGGTTTCTCTGTCTCCcacctattttttcttttgttcctgTCTTCCCTTCCTCGGATTGAAATTGTGGAATAGGATTAACAGCCACTCTTCATAGTGAATACATTGCTAAAATCACAATTCGCCAATCTCCTTCCAGTAGATTGTATCAattcttttggaaaattaaCGCGAAACGCTGCACcctgacgatttttttttctcgaactttCGAGAATTGGAACAATTTGCCATTAACATGATGGAAGAgccgaaaaaaatgagtgttgGAGGAGTAAATAATTAATGTCTTCGTTTTGATTTCGTTTGATGGTTTCGTCAAAAACAAAGGAGTTCAAATGAACTTTTATCCATccgttttccttcttcttataCTCccggatatttttctttgggaTCGTTAGGAGAAAGTTTGGAGCTTCACCAGATCAGCTAATAACTAATCGTTCTTGGCAAAAACGTTGTTTCATTAACAAACTACGGAACTCATtttcgaatgaatgaaattcgTGATGCAGCTAAGGCTAGCAATTAAGAATGATTTACGCTTCCAGagcaaaaattttatattcCTATCGTATTTGTTGTGTCATATTTCCCTATGCGTCCACTTCTATCAATTTTAAATGATATCCACATTGTTCTTTTGAACCTCAGATATTCCACCGCGCAGATCGATCGATCTGCGAGGAACGTAAAGAATTAGAGTAGGTTTCACGATATGGTTACCTgatcgaaaacaaaacatttttttgcttctgcaCCTGCCTCAAGAAGGTAAGGGATTTATGCTGCATTTAAATTGGTCGCAGAAACTTTCTAAAATCCTCTGAACGTAGAGGTTTACACAACTTCCGTCACACCAGGTGAGCATATCCCTCCGTCAGTACCGGTTGGAAACCAGTATGGTTGGCGTCTAGAATGTTTCCTACTAGTACCAATTATATGGGGCCACTACTGGCCGTGGATGGCTTTGGCTACCAGCCTGCAACCCTCACTTCCCTATCTACCCAGCTTCTGTCTGGCTTAGTTGTTTGCACTAACTTTTGAAAGATATCTTGTCTACCAACTTGAAGCAAGCGTATTACGAAAGAGAGGTATCACGGAAACCCCAGCGAaaccgtagagttcgggttgcaGATTTGGGAATGCAACATGGTCTCGCTCAATTCTcttgatcgtcgtaaaaaacgacgtgaaagacGGCGTTCCTACCAGGTAAGTTGTAATGCACTTACTCAGACACACGCCGCGTCCACTGGCAAGCAGTCGAATATCAGTGATCTACCCTCACCAACCCATTCGAGTAATAGCAATGAATAGGCTCCGAAGTGGACCGcaacgtgtacatagaagcgCGTCCTACAGTGCCTCgaaggaacaaacgccgttccgTGGGTTTCTCCTCCCTCTCGTAAGCAGCAACTTCTGTGCACCTGTGAGCTGCGCAATTGTTCACTGGGTATTCGAGAtcgcatccacttcttgtgATCGGCTCATCGACGACTGAATGTAAAATCATTTGTCACTAGTAGAACCACGGCTCTCATACGCATAGGTAAGATGCGTAGGGAAATGTGCGAGCATACGCCGAAGAGAGATATAGGGTATTGCAGCCTGCACGAGCCTTTAGATTGCTACGACAAAAAAGGTGCAGTACTCTGCAACTACTGTGTTTTTCCTGAGTCCCCTCTCTAATCCAAATAGATTCCCATACAAACAGAATGTTCGGCCACTTACAGTCAAACGATCTTCCTAGCATGTACAATTTATCAGCCCTTACTAAGGATGACTATTTAACaccactttgttttttttttttttttttgaagatgttcACTTTCAGGTATCAGttacacttttttatttcaaagcgAAAAATTATGGGAAAAATGTCGTGTACTTGCGTGCATACTCTTCTACCTCGAAgagcacttcttttttcagaaatactcGATGATTTTGACTCATTCGCCAACTCGCCATTGTCTCACCTCGGTCTCGAGTCCGAGTCTTCTTCGCCTTCATCGTTTTCCTCACTGGATTTAGACTCCGATCCCTGTGGTATGTGGCGTGAACTCGATGGGTTAATGAAACGAcaagttttattttcaattattgcAGACAATTCCCTCTCTGGATTCTCCTATAATGAGGTCCCCTCCCCTCTGCTTGGCATGCCAGATCCGACGATGCCTGCTGTAACAATGAACGACTCGTTAGCGTCGGCGGCAGTTCCCGCCCGAAGACCAGTAATGGGTTTGTCTCGTACATGTAAGAacactttcgaaaaaataatactttaaaaattttccttctagtTCGGAAACGAATGCATGAGTGTTCGATGGTTTGCTGGCTTTTTCGCACGTTGTTAACCTCAGAATATCGCGCGTTGCCTTTGAATGCGATATtcgaaattttcgaagatACTGTAAGTAAACGTATATGACACTTGTTTGTAATGCTTTTATTTACATCATAGGACATTTCATTGTAATCAAGTTGGATCTTACAGAACCCGTCTTCTGCTCATGGTCGTCACTGGCGCCAGTCAATACGACATTGTTTGATGTCTTCTGCTGGATTCGTCAGAGTCCTAACTCCAAATGTGAACACTATCAATTATAGATTTTTCGACCACggttgtaaaaaaatattcggaacattaaagacagcgtatcacgaaactgacgcaGCACGGAAACTCCAGGGAATCCGTAGAATTCGGGTTGCAGATTTCGGAACCCGGCATGGCGTCCCTCAAATTCCCCTGATCATCGTTAAAAAAGTTCGAAAGACAGCGTTCCTCATTAGCAGGTAAGTTATAACGCACTTGCTCAGGCACACACCGAgcccacgagcgagcggtggATGGTCAATGATCtaccctcagcaacctattcgaGTTATAGCAATTGATAGGCTCCTTAGTGGACCAGAACGTGTACATTGAAGCGCCTTTTACAgtaactcgtaggaacaaaaggCTGCTCCCACGCTGTTTTCGTCATTTTCGTGAAACGTTGCCTTTAATTCAGAGGGGTGCAAAATTCGGAAAATGAGAGGCCGTCaatgaatgaagaatgaagTCAGTTGGTGGTCGAAATCAcgaaaattcttaaaaacttACTTTGCTTCACTATAGATATTATCCGCAGTAATTATTGTCGAAGACTAGGGGGGTCGTACCATCACTCCGAGAGATTTCCTTATCTTAGCCCCTAAAACGAAATGTTGCTCTTTCGAAAATGTTTCATGAGAAAACTTGAAGTGTACCAATGTTGCTCATCACTTGCTGAGTATGGGTTGATGCCAGAGTAACCCGCCTCTATTTTATCAATGTAACCACTGTAACTACTACTGTTCTTGGTTTTGGATCAGCACTTAACACGTCACTTCCTTGCTGGATCCTAAACATCCGTGAACAGAACACATTTACCTAAGTGTCCTTCACTCACTTCATGTCAGGCTTTGACCCTCCTTTCGGTTTTAGACTAAAGTAGAAAATGGAACAGATAGGGTCAGTGAGCAAACGGATGGTCTCAATAGCCGAACAAACATTGCTTTTTTGAGCTCTGAAATTgattcaattgaaaaaaaacaatattgtactttgtcatttttgtggcgTTTACCAATAAATTCTACCTTTTTCAGCCCCGCAAAGATTTCCTTGTCATGAATGAGGCAGGCTCGTGGTGGACGGTGCATCCGGACTGCGAGGTCGCATGTGCTGAGGAAGTGTTTCGTCCAGGTCTTGCTCACCGATGTCCACCAAACGGTGGAGGCGTTGTCAGGTGAGGAATTTGGAAAACGAGGATGCCCTTAGAAGACTACTAGGGATTATCAATGTGGGACGCGGAATGTGGACTCAGTAAAACTGCCGCGTCATCCACCACGTGGAAATATAATGGTAACGCGGCAATTCAGCGTTGGAGCTCTACTGTTTACAGTGTGTTGACAGTGGAGAAGGAAGTAAGCACAAAAAGTATGCAAGTCTCTGGCGTGTCAAACCGGTTGGGATGCGCCGACGCGTTTTTCTGCAGTTCGTAGTCGTTGGGGTTTCTGGAACCCGTGTTACCCTATACAATAACTCACGGGAGCCAAgtcatcaagtcagtgtttttatcctcacagagaAGTCTAGTACCGATTCactgaccccggagggatgaaaggcttgatgggCAGTGACGCGATTTCGTATCGTCGACCGAGTGGTTACAgcggaaataaaataaacatactGGCGCAAAAAAGTCCAATTGCCAATAAAGGTTTTCGCACCTTACTTAACACACAGACTCTTGTGCTTAATACGATAAGAGCTATTATCATAGTGTGGTTGGGGTTCCATGGATCCAAGTTTTGGCCACAAGAGAGAATTCTCGCCAAATTCTTGGTcttctcacttttttaaataagaacATTCGCAGGAAACTGCAACTGCAGGAACACTTTATGGAACCAGAATAATTAGGTATTTTCAGGATGAAAATGTATCAAATAGACGACACTAGCGAAATAATCTATCGAGACAATGCTCGTGGAAAATGGACTAACGAAAGGATATATGCACGACGTAGATTACCTTACGAAAGGTCAGAGGTTTTACATACATGTATTCCGTTCAccccaaattttcttttgggTCGTTATACTATGTAACTGCTAAAGCTTTGCTATTTGTTAATTCCACCTGTCGCGCCTGTAGTCCGCTCAAGAAAGAACGGCGGGGGTCGATAGGCGTACTCCGGTATGACCGTGCGGTTCCAGATGGACTTGCGTTGGTTAGACAAACACTTCAAAAGCATACGCTACTCTGTGAACGCATACAGAAAGATCCTAGGCAGTACTCGGCTCGTTCAAATGCTTCAGGACTGCCCAACTCCCTCCTTTCCAGTTCTAGTTCGTGTCTGGAAGATGAGATAGATAGATTTCATAGTAATGTAGTAACGCATATAAACGGGCcgagacgacatgaagcacaatCCAGTTGCAAGCGACTGCGCTGGAAACCGCGCAACGAGAAGGCGATTGGAATCGCGAGCTGTAGCGATGGTGCTAGTGAGAGACCCCCtagatcctaaccgctacattcCACCGCGcaacttcgagcgcagccgattacgcaactgcactgtgatTGGTGTCGTTTTGCCTTACTATGCATACAAAACAGTATAAGACTTTATTAAAAGCGGTTGAACGGTTGAATACAGCTAACACATGTCAGTCAATTGTACATAGCAAAATAGTCGTGGAGGTCCTAGAGCTGTCCACTTAGATACAAATTATGGATTTCTGATACTGCCTTCTAGGGTTGTTGGAAGGGCTGCAACCCCAATTGGATGAGTGGTGTCTTTCCTTTCCCCTCCTTGTTCATTCTCCTGTGTCGGCTACTGGCTTCAATGATTcagtgaaatgaagaaaatgtaggGACAATCCCCATCCTGCTGTACATGTTTTCTTGTGTATGGTTCGAGTTTACGGTATGGTTCCGGGATTGCATTAGGTGCGACATGACTCCGCAACGGCTGCGGTCGTTCGCAATAAATGACAAAATCAAAAGATATGTAAGGATGTTAAGATGAGATACGGTGATGTATGCAGACCGGGCAAAAGGCAGTTGGGAGGGAGCCGCTCAACACTGCACACTATCTCctttttggagagaaaaaattctcttctatgACACAAAAACCGTTCTTAACCCTTCAAATGGCCTTCATAATTGAGAAGCCTATAGTTCATCGATGGACAGTTCATTACCAGCATTGAGTAGTTTTGGGCCCTGAACCTTAAGCATTGATCTTAGAAGGTCTATGATGTTAGCCAgagctactaagaaaaaaaggaagatgtaGCTGGAACTGTAATGCTTTGACTTCACCAAGCTCTCCAAACAGGCTTACTGGACGTGGATAGCTAGGTCTTATCATTAAGTACTTCCAACGAGAAAAAGAACCGAATGTTCGCAATTCGCATTTGACAGTTAAGAACGGTCCTTGTGCCCTAGGAGCGATTTTCGCCCTAAGTGTACGTCGGgtgcagttcgattagagcagtgttgagttCTTGTTTCTCGTTCATTTTCTCTATCCGCTTAAGTTCCTTTAATAAAGATACTAATGCGAACTTACAAATGACTGAGACGATGTTTGAAGTTTTATACGTATTGCTAAGAGAATATCCTAAATTCTGTTGGACGTTAGCATCCTCTTCATCACCTAATTGACGTACTTTTAAGACCGAGGAAGAACTCATTTCCACTGAAGCCGTCGACAATATCGTTGTTTCCTCCAAAACCTCATCACTTAGCTTCAAAATCGTTGGCGCATCTGCGCCCCTCGCATGTGAACCCGCAGCGGGGCGACCATTTTGTAATTGACCACGAAGAAGAGGTGACATTCTCTCATTTCAAATTAGTGTTGCAGTTTTTACGACCTTTTCGTTTCAGGTTTCTTAATGTCATCAGCAGTGACACCTCTTTGTTACAAGGTCCAACCACTTGTAAGTATGCTCTCCTAGGTTTTAGGTACtgattttaaagaaacatATTTGTTTGAACTAATGAAAATTGCTCTTTCACTAATGTTTAAAGGTAGCACTTACTGAAATAATGCCACGAGAAATTTATGTAGATTCCCACACCACGTACAGAATCTCTTAGAAATTATGACAAGCTCAGACAGTGAGTTCCAAATTGGGACCACTATTTTGATTCTGCACATGAGTTTACAGTTGTATCACTTAGTACTTGTACACGGTAGCTTATGTAGTCAAGTGAACATATTGTGAAGTGACCGAGAGGTGAACTCATTATattgctttgaaatttttcaagcgAAATGCAATCTaattgtagaaattttgtGCTAACTCTTGTTCATATAGGACATAAAATGCACATCGTAATCCATAAAATCGAAATTAGTGGTTTTATCTTTGAGTGCTTTCTTTAAATGTTCACTAGTATGCGTTGTAAAGTAATTATCTGAAGATGTGTTAGTGGTCACCAGACATATGTGTCCCACCTCTGTTGACTTAGGATAGAAATGATTATACTTGCTCATTGTTGAACATCCTCATCGCCTATAATTATTCTGGAGACTCTGGCGGCGGCATACGTATTTTTTCCCAAGGTCAAGTAAGAGGAGGCAATTTAGGATGGTCTCACAACTTAAGAGACGCATTTGAACTAAAAACCGTGCCCAAGTGTCAGGTTCTTCTATGATTTGTACTCTACTGAATGCCAGTAGAGTAAAAGTCACAGAAGACTCTTTTTCTGTCAGCGGTAGAAACGTAGAAAAAGTCGTGTGCAAAATAGCGATTTTGTCGCAAACGCGgtcttcttgaaaattctcaCCGCGATTGTGCCACTCTCGGACATAAATTAGATGTGTTTCTCAACGTCAGCTATAGATAGGAACAAATATGTTGCTTTGCTGTTCTCCCTCTTCTAATCGAAATCCTTACAAATTGCTACCGCTCATACATTGTCATTCTTGAATAATTTATCCGTGCACCTTCGTCAATTTATCCGTAAAAATGACAGGCATGGTGGCTTTAAATTCgtccttttttatcttttaccaCTGATGTGGCGTACTGGACGTGTGAGCTTTCATATTTTGATTTCGTAGTACGGGAGTGTGTGTACACGTGTGGTATATtcattttcgatattttcatTGAACCGTTGTACTGTTCACTCTGATGCAGGTTACACCCTTTCATTGCTCTAGAATGCTCAACAGTTGCAAGTGATTAGCATTTTATTAGGCTATAAAATTCTAAACTTAGTGTTGCATTTCTTTTATTGCAAGAGTCGTTTGATACGTTTCTCACATTTGAGAAATGATTCTAAGAAGGACCAACTCTCAAACCTTCATAAGCAGAATTTCAGTGTTATTGATGAAACATTCTACAAAATTGAATCCAAATAATGCATTCATATTTTCTAGTTTGATCACTTTGGGCccagtcgaaaaaaaatgtccaatTAGGACCGGTGGTATTTGTTGGGGTTGTAAGGATCAATGGAGTATTTAGAACGGAAAGTAATTCATTCGAGCGTCTAGGTTTTGACGAGAGTTgcttagaaacaaaaagagttttccctgaaataaaatttctatttgtttcctGAAACGACAAACATATCAAACGTCTTTCGCATATATCTTCAACAGAATGTGCTTTTTGGCCTAATTGTCACTGAATGTTGTGGATATGCTATATTTTTCCTGCTTCGAGAATAGCTTGGTCTAGATTAGAATATCTGGTTGTGTTTTCTTCGTTATTCtggataaatatttattatatgctTTATTGCTTTCACAATTTCGAAAGCACAATTTTTATCATCATTTTATGATATCTGACAATTAGATATTTGTCtcgtttttcttgaaaattctctAGTTCGAAAACTCCGACACTGTTCGCTGTATCTGACGACAGGTAATCTAATTGCACATATTCTGTAACATCTTTGAGATTCTTTTCTTAGCAATATGACGACAACGCGCATTGTGACATTGAGTTCGATAGTTGCGCTTTTCCGAAACTTCTGTTATGTGTACTGTTTGTTGTCATTGTATTACAAGATAATAAATGTGGTTCATTGTGTGCTCTTGATATCATGTGATAACTACATATCTTAGAGAATCCATCCAAAAAAGTGTGTCACAGGTGTGTCACTTGGACCTCAAATTGTTACAGCTTATTACCTTGCCACTCTAATAAACTCTATACtgcaatataaaaaaattatctgttTACGTGCACAAACGGTGAAATTTTGACTAATGATGCGttagaaagcgaaaattagaaaagggattgtggaaattttgcaaatcctAAACTCAAAAGCGAAGCAGCGAAATTTTGTGGTAGCGCTCAGTTCATTCCAGCATTCAGACTCAATAAGGTTATGTTAAGCTCAGTTCGAGAGTTCTCCTACAATGCCAGTGCTTGACTTGCTTTGACGTTTGTTCGATCTTCACCTGGAGCTCGCATAGAATCTGTCCATCTGTCCTATTCCTTAATCTGCGAAGCGCTACGTCTCGATTGAACGGTCTGTCAACGTTGAGTATCCTCAGACCTTCCTTTACCACCTTCGTCCAGAACTTTCAAGATGATCGGACGGTCTCCTTATAACATgagcaaaaaagtaaagacGGTTTTCTGTGAGTACTCCAGAAGGCCGAGCAAGATATTAATTATCTCCACATGCCATCCGTCAGTGCCCCATATCCACTTCAGCGCAAAGTCCTTCATTATGGCACAGGACCCGCCTAGTTAGCTTAACAGtcatctaagcagctttcttcCCAAGTCCAATAGGCTGTTTGTCCAACTTGCTTGATATTCTCGAGGAGATTCACATCTGTCTGGATTTGTCATGGCTCAGGaatagtccataggctgcataTAACTTCGACGCAAGTTTCACAACATATTGCAACTTCGCACCGCTTGAAGCGAATATTGGTGCGGCGTACTCTAGACCGGTCAAGGAAGATACTGATGGCCTTGAAGCGACATCAAGGGGACAATCTGCTTTTGGCATGATGGCATCGGCAGCAGAGCTGAGAAGAAAGTTCCAAGCCACAGCCGTCGTCCGACTCCAGTTTTCACTTCAAACATAAAGGACATCCGACTGCTGTTCGAATCGCAGCAGTTGTCCTTCTACTCATGTCTTTAATTAGCGTACAGACTTTCCTAAAATTTGTGAACACTTTTGGCAGAAGGTGTCTTAAGAAGATGCTCGATGTGAAGAGTCAAATGCGGCTTCAAATTCTATAAAACTAATTGCAATGGTTTCAAATACCCTCGACAcacttcgatcactctcctgacacCTGACAAATCGTGGATAGACTAGGGCGAAAGCCGGCTCGCTCAACGCGGATGGTTTCTTCACAATGTTTAACAATGCAATCTACACATTACACGCAACTGTAATATTTCTCTGTAATTAAAGGATTCTGCGACTGATAGTTTCTTGTGGACAGAAGCTATGATAGCGTAcatccacgagtcaggtatccctTCGCCAATTTATATCAATGGACGATCTTGGTTATCTCACGAGTCctaggaagagaaagaaacttGAGCATTTCTACGCTTATTccatcgtctccgccagatctctcattcttcattttctagaTGCAGACCAGAACCTCTCACTCTGTCGGTGATTCTATGCTGATCGCGGTATACGTCGGTCTTTGGGCATGCACGATTTCAGCGACGGTGCTTGCCGGGTCAGCAAGGTGAATTGAAATGTTTTCTACTGATGGGTAGAGTTGGCTCCGCGACGGCAACTCCTTTGGTAGTGCTTTAAACATGAGATCACCTTTTTATCTTGCCACTTTACTGCAATAGGAGAGTATAGGCTTTTCTTGGGTTtgtgtcctcccacgccttttcgaACTCCTTCGCTCCTCACAACCCTTCATTTTCATAATTACTTTTCAGCTAACGATGCAATCTCCTACTCAGACCTTTCACCTGACTGTAGTAATGCTGgcaacacatacagaattgtaagTGAATGTTATCTTCGTAGACGCAAAGACAAACTTCTCCCTCGCGGTTAAAACCGGGCGCACCGTCTTTGCAGCGTGCTCAGTACATTCAGTGAAAGAGGTACGTTCATTCAGCGTCGTCTTGATAACCCAATATTGATCAAACCGTTATGGGACTTTTTTCACTATTCATGATATGAAATTCCACAGCGCCTCTGGATTCTTGGGGTGACTTAGAAGTATGGCATCGATGATTCCTACTGAACAAGAAAGCAATGATGAGGTCCATCTGCTGGCAAGGGATCCCCAGACGACTTCCGTTGTCCGTTGTCTCATCATTGTTCGTGAGATAAATTATCGCTTGCTGGTTTGGTGTCTACGATATCAGCATGTTGATTTCATCATAAAACGCCTTCTTCTCATAGTCCGCAGCAGTCCCCGTAGGTGCATGAGCACTCAAAATCCGCAGCTTGATTTCATTgcaatcgtacaaaggcgcatatTGATGACACTGATCTAAActccttaaagacatcaccccacgtatctgaggtggtacggatttcaggtggagaattcgcTTACGGGAGCATAGATTACGTAGACAAGGGtggtcccgtccatttcttcttaattgccgtaaaaaacggcccagacggtacggcttcgggcgttctggcgcgctattttctacaagaagttcgattggagcgcgccagccttgtgcacgcgctacATCATCCGGatcgtttttacggcagttaggaagaaatggacagaatcactccctctccataatctactatcctgtacacgaactctccacctgaaatccgtaccaccacagactcgtggtatgctgccttcaagcttGTTGTAGTCACCGCTCACAGTTACCACGCAGGCTCCTACTTTCTCCTCATCAGCATCACCGCAGTATATGGCATAGTTTTGAATGTTGGAGAAAGGTCGCCTCCTGATGTGTGTTTTTTGCAATGCATATCGTAGCAGTCTGGGCAGAGCGGTCTGTTAGAGTTCGCTTGACAGAGACCCCGAGTTCAAGGTTGCAAGACAGATATT is part of the Necator americanus strain Aroian chromosome V, whole genome shotgun sequence genome and encodes:
- a CDS encoding hypothetical protein (NECATOR_CHRV.G19311.T1), which encodes MEDVTASSASEGGLSVLLSACAPPLSLDEDFGLGWDCIDTKKDVKDEILDDFDSFANSPLSHLGLESESSSPSSFSSLDLDSDPCDNSLSGFSYNEVPSPLLGMPDPTMPAVTMNDSLASAAVPARRPVMVRKRMHECSMVCWLFRTLLTSEYRALPLNAIFEIFEDTNPSSAHGRHWRQSIRHCLMSSAGFVRVLTPNPRKDFLVMNEAGSWWTVHPDCEVACAEEVFRPGLAHRCPPNGGGVVRMKMYQIDDTSEIIYRDNARGKWTNERIYARRRLPYERPRKNSFPLKPSTISLFPPKPHHLASKSLAHLRPSHVNPQRGDHFVIDHEEEVS